Proteins encoded in a region of the Scrofimicrobium sp. R131 genome:
- a CDS encoding Fur family transcriptional regulator, translating into MTRQRAAVLEQLSQQSDFRSAQQVHDDLHSAGQKVSLATVYRNLQTLVDNQQVDTVRGLDGEILYRLCTEEAHHHHLICRSCGRVEEIRPELLESWVNNLAAEHGFHQPTHFLEIFGLCEQCYSKVPSS; encoded by the coding sequence ATGACCCGCCAGCGGGCCGCCGTGCTAGAACAGCTGAGCCAGCAGAGTGACTTTCGGTCGGCTCAACAGGTGCACGACGATCTGCATTCAGCGGGCCAAAAGGTATCCCTGGCCACCGTGTACCGCAACCTGCAAACCCTGGTCGACAACCAGCAGGTGGATACGGTTCGCGGTCTGGACGGGGAGATCCTGTACCGGCTCTGCACTGAAGAAGCTCACCACCACCACCTGATCTGCCGGTCCTGTGGCCGCGTGGAGGAAATCAGGCCGGAGCTGCTCGAATCCTGGGTGAACAACCTGGCCGCCGAACACGGCTTCCACCAGCCCACCCACTTCCTGGAGATCTTTGGTCTCTGCGAGCAGTGCTACAGTAAGGTCCCCTCCTCATGA
- a CDS encoding Cof-type HAD-IIB family hydrolase, whose product MAAPRQGQMERVGERPFDLMASDYDLTLATYPGGVVGRRTLDRLRQVRDLGVHLAIISGRGTVGLINNLRRHDLDFEGLYVVGYNGAEVTQGWDGTVLNSFTIEPDLVAEVMDEVKGFPVEAIVPHHDDIFTDLEDGILARMEANHNHTAVTVVRDWAGLGVKPFKVLVGGEQADLIRAAAHLEQSLGDRAEIAFSAPQLLEVNARGVSKGLALRALAEHLGLSLERTLSFGDNENDIPLLQTAGVGVAMGNALDSVKAIADRVTTSVDEDGVADVLEEFFGLD is encoded by the coding sequence ATGGCTGCACCCCGGCAAGGACAGATGGAGCGGGTGGGGGAGCGTCCCTTTGACCTGATGGCCTCCGATTACGACCTGACCCTGGCGACCTACCCGGGGGGAGTGGTGGGTCGGCGCACCTTGGATCGACTCCGACAGGTGCGCGACCTGGGGGTGCATCTGGCGATCATCTCGGGCCGCGGCACGGTGGGTCTGATCAACAACCTGCGCCGCCACGACCTCGACTTTGAGGGCCTGTACGTGGTCGGCTACAACGGGGCGGAGGTGACCCAGGGCTGGGACGGAACGGTGCTGAACTCGTTCACCATTGAGCCGGATTTGGTCGCCGAAGTGATGGACGAGGTGAAGGGTTTCCCGGTGGAAGCGATTGTGCCCCACCACGACGACATCTTCACCGACCTGGAGGACGGGATTTTGGCCCGGATGGAGGCGAACCACAACCACACGGCGGTGACGGTGGTGCGGGACTGGGCCGGCCTGGGGGTCAAGCCGTTCAAGGTACTGGTTGGTGGCGAGCAGGCCGACCTGATTCGGGCAGCCGCTCACCTGGAGCAAAGTTTGGGGGACCGGGCGGAAATTGCCTTCTCGGCCCCGCAGCTGCTGGAGGTTAACGCGCGGGGAGTGTCGAAGGGACTGGCCCTGCGCGCCCTGGCCGAGCACCTGGGCTTGTCCCTGGAGCGAACCCTTTCATTTGGCGATAACGAGAACGACATTCCGCTGCTGCAGACCGCCGGGGTTGGGGTTGCCATGGGCAACGCGTTGGACTCGGTCAAGGCGATTGCGGATCGGGTAACCACCTCGGTGGACGAGGATGGGGTGGCGGATGTGCTGGAGGAGTTCTTTGGGCTCGACTAG
- a CDS encoding metal ABC transporter permease — MIETLLLRSLLAAVLVGLSAPIVGTYLVQRRLAMLGDGIGHVALTGVALGWLVGTATNLVPVDQLAIPGAILTSIIGAVVIELVRRSGRSSADVALAILFYGGIAGGVLLMGVAGGTSTQLNSYLFGSLATVTWMDITIIGVLAAVVIALGVGLGPALFSVCNDEDFAQTSGLPVRGLSMLIAVMSALTVAISMRVVGALLVSAVMIIPVAIVQLWRRPFRQTMALASILGAVLSASGLWITTSVDLSPGAMIVMLAIGVYALMFVGVGQWRRWHLHHREKVVREA, encoded by the coding sequence ATGATTGAGACACTGCTGCTGCGCTCCCTGCTGGCCGCGGTCCTCGTCGGCCTGTCTGCGCCCATCGTCGGCACCTACCTGGTTCAGCGGCGCCTGGCCATGCTTGGCGACGGCATTGGGCACGTGGCCCTGACCGGGGTGGCCCTCGGGTGGTTGGTCGGCACCGCCACCAACCTGGTCCCCGTCGATCAGCTGGCCATCCCCGGGGCGATCCTGACCTCGATCATCGGCGCGGTGGTGATTGAGTTGGTTCGCCGCTCGGGCCGCTCCTCCGCTGACGTCGCGCTGGCCATCCTGTTTTACGGCGGCATCGCCGGGGGCGTCCTGCTGATGGGGGTGGCCGGCGGCACCTCCACCCAGCTGAACTCGTACCTGTTTGGCTCTCTGGCCACCGTCACCTGGATGGACATCACCATTATTGGGGTGCTGGCCGCAGTGGTGATTGCTCTGGGTGTCGGTCTGGGCCCGGCCCTGTTTTCCGTCTGCAACGATGAGGATTTCGCGCAGACGTCAGGCCTGCCGGTTCGGGGCCTCTCAATGCTGATTGCGGTTATGTCCGCGCTGACCGTGGCCATCTCCATGCGGGTGGTGGGGGCACTGCTGGTCTCGGCGGTGATGATCATTCCGGTGGCTATCGTGCAGCTGTGGCGGCGCCCATTTCGCCAGACGATGGCTCTGGCCTCGATCCTGGGGGCGGTGCTGAGCGCCAGCGGCCTCTGGATCACCACTTCGGTTGACCTTTCCCCCGGAGCCATGATTGTTATGCTGGCCATTGGGGTCTACGCCCTGATGTTTGTTGGCGTGGGCCAGTGGCGCAGGTGGCACCTCCACCACCGAGAAAAGGTGGTTAGGGAAGCCTAA
- the leuA gene encoding 2-isopropylmalate synthase: MKTSGKRNAQQSSRMPVSKYRAALDTNPISLPDRTWPDQRLTRAPRWLNTDLRDGNQALVEPMDPGRKRKMFDLLVKMGFKEIEIGFPAASQTDYDFVRALIEDEAVPEDVTVSVLTQSRPELIERTVQSLVGFPRANVHLYNATSPLFREVVFRNDWPATVDLAVSGTREVMAQAEKFLDDGTVFGYQYSPEVFIDTEIDKALEISERVSDVWEVGADRELILNLPATVERTTPNVYADQIEYMCRHLTRREHTTISVHPHNDRGTGVAATELALLAGADRVEGCLFGQGERTGNVDLITVALNLYTQGVDPELDFSDIDRIRQVSEYCTGMRVPDRTPYAGDLVYTSFSGSHQDAINKGFALRQQQIDEGAKESELVWQIPYLPIDPHDVGRSYEAVVRVNSQSGKGGIAYLMSNAHSMELPRRLQVEFSRLVQRHSDTVGGEVDADTLWRIFADAYLPTSAAPGLEPWGRFVLGKTSVTADNDGARLHAELFDQGQQVILSATGNGPIDAFVRALSERGMDIRILDYAEHALTHGEDADAAAYIEVEFDNQVVWGVGIDPSIARASYKAVISALNRALR; this comes from the coding sequence GTGAAAACCTCAGGAAAGCGAAACGCCCAGCAGTCTTCCCGCATGCCCGTCTCGAAGTATCGGGCCGCACTGGACACCAACCCAATCAGCCTGCCGGACCGGACCTGGCCCGACCAGCGTCTGACCCGTGCCCCCCGCTGGCTCAACACCGACCTGCGTGACGGCAACCAGGCCCTGGTGGAACCGATGGATCCGGGTCGGAAGCGGAAAATGTTCGACCTGCTGGTCAAGATGGGCTTCAAAGAAATTGAGATTGGCTTCCCCGCCGCCTCGCAGACCGACTACGACTTCGTCCGTGCGCTGATTGAGGATGAAGCGGTGCCGGAGGACGTCACCGTCTCGGTCCTGACCCAGTCCCGGCCCGAGCTGATTGAACGCACGGTTCAGTCCCTGGTGGGTTTCCCCCGGGCCAACGTGCACCTGTACAACGCCACCTCCCCCCTCTTTCGCGAGGTGGTGTTCCGCAACGACTGGCCCGCCACCGTGGACCTGGCCGTCAGCGGCACCCGCGAAGTCATGGCGCAGGCAGAGAAGTTCCTGGACGACGGCACCGTGTTCGGGTACCAGTACTCGCCCGAGGTGTTCATCGACACGGAGATCGACAAGGCCCTGGAGATTTCCGAGCGGGTCAGCGACGTCTGGGAGGTGGGCGCGGATCGGGAGCTGATCCTCAACCTGCCGGCCACGGTGGAACGAACCACCCCGAACGTCTACGCCGACCAAATTGAATACATGTGTCGACACCTGACTCGGCGCGAGCACACGACCATTTCCGTCCACCCGCACAACGACCGTGGTACCGGTGTGGCCGCCACCGAACTGGCGCTGCTGGCCGGGGCCGACCGGGTCGAAGGCTGCCTGTTTGGGCAGGGGGAGCGGACCGGCAACGTCGACCTGATCACGGTGGCCCTGAACCTGTACACCCAGGGAGTGGACCCGGAACTGGACTTCTCTGACATTGACCGGATCCGCCAGGTGTCCGAATACTGCACCGGGATGCGGGTGCCGGACCGGACCCCGTACGCGGGGGACCTGGTGTACACCTCGTTCTCCGGCTCGCACCAGGACGCGATCAACAAGGGCTTTGCGCTGCGCCAGCAGCAAATCGACGAGGGGGCCAAGGAGAGCGAACTGGTCTGGCAGATTCCCTACCTGCCGATCGACCCGCACGACGTGGGCCGCTCCTACGAAGCGGTGGTCCGGGTCAACTCGCAGTCGGGCAAGGGCGGGATCGCCTACCTGATGTCCAACGCTCACTCGATGGAGCTGCCCCGGCGCCTGCAGGTGGAGTTCTCCCGCCTGGTCCAGCGCCACTCCGACACGGTCGGGGGAGAGGTCGACGCCGATACCCTGTGGCGGATCTTTGCCGACGCCTACCTGCCGACTTCGGCCGCGCCCGGCCTGGAGCCGTGGGGCCGATTTGTGCTCGGCAAGACCTCGGTGACCGCTGACAATGATGGGGCCCGGCTGCACGCCGAACTGTTTGACCAGGGCCAGCAGGTGATTCTCTCCGCCACGGGTAACGGTCCGATCGACGCTTTTGTTCGCGCCCTGTCCGAACGCGGAATGGACATTCGGATCCTCGACTACGCTGAGCACGCCCTCACCCACGGTGAGGATGCCGACGCGGCCGCCTACATCGAAGTGGAGTTCGACAACCAGGTGGTCTGGGGCGTGGGAATTGACCCCTCGATTGCCCGCGCGTCCTACAAGGCGGTGATTTCGGCGCTGAACCGCGCCCTGCGCTGA
- the recO gene encoding DNA repair protein RecO: MLRTYRDQAIVLRSYKLGEADRIVILLGKESGQIRAVAKGIRKPTSRFGGRLDAFNLVDLQLHRGRNLDTVTQVELLSGYARPLGENYEAFTAAKVMVETVQKLTESAPEPAYYPLLHGALGALVAGRIPPDLITASFLFRLMRLAGWDPALHSCAGCGQPGPHRLFSAEVGGFVCSSCAPPGSTEAPPAELIQALLNGDWEQAGQTGPRQGEQVRNLAGWWTQYHLEQRLRSFPFLQKESDEYS, encoded by the coding sequence ATGCTGCGAACCTACCGCGACCAGGCCATTGTTCTGCGCAGCTACAAGCTGGGGGAAGCAGATCGGATTGTGATCCTCCTGGGGAAGGAATCCGGCCAGATTCGGGCGGTCGCGAAGGGAATCCGGAAGCCCACCTCCCGGTTTGGGGGACGACTGGACGCATTCAACCTGGTGGACCTGCAACTGCATCGGGGCCGAAACCTGGACACGGTAACCCAGGTGGAGTTGCTGTCCGGTTACGCCCGGCCGCTGGGAGAGAACTACGAGGCGTTCACCGCGGCCAAAGTGATGGTGGAAACGGTGCAGAAGCTGACCGAAAGCGCACCCGAACCCGCCTACTATCCACTGCTGCACGGGGCCCTGGGGGCGCTGGTGGCCGGGCGGATTCCTCCGGACCTGATCACCGCCTCGTTCCTGTTTCGCCTGATGCGCCTGGCCGGATGGGATCCGGCGCTCCACAGCTGCGCCGGCTGCGGGCAGCCCGGGCCGCACCGGCTGTTCTCCGCCGAGGTGGGAGGCTTCGTCTGCTCGAGCTGTGCGCCGCCCGGGTCCACGGAGGCGCCGCCCGCGGAGCTGATCCAGGCGCTGCTCAACGGCGACTGGGAGCAGGCGGGACAGACCGGGCCGCGTCAGGGTGAGCAGGTGCGCAACCTGGCGGGGTGGTGGACGCAGTACCATTTGGAGCAGCGGCTTCGTTCCTTCCCGTTCCTGCAAAAGGAGTCCGATGAGTATTCCTGA
- a CDS encoding isoprenyl transferase, producing MSIPDPRPIRAETKMPKHVAVIMDGNGRWANARGLPRTEGHRAGELALMDTVAGAVEAGVGYISMYAFSTENWSRSPAEVRFLMGYSRDTIRRRAAQLHRWGVRIRWVGRAPRLWKSVINELRAAEELTANNRGTQLLLCVNYGGRAELTDAARALAEEVERGERTARSINEKALARHLYVPDVPDVDLLIRTSGEQRISNFLLWQLAYAELDFVDLAWPEFGREQLWERLLAYGSRQRRFGGAVDLVEPA from the coding sequence ATGAGTATTCCTGACCCGCGTCCGATCCGGGCCGAAACCAAGATGCCCAAGCACGTGGCGGTGATCATGGACGGCAATGGGCGCTGGGCCAACGCCCGGGGGTTGCCCCGCACGGAGGGGCACCGCGCCGGAGAGTTGGCGCTGATGGACACCGTCGCCGGAGCGGTCGAGGCGGGGGTTGGTTACATCTCCATGTACGCCTTCTCGACGGAGAACTGGAGCCGATCCCCAGCTGAAGTGCGCTTCCTGATGGGCTATTCTCGGGACACCATTCGGCGCCGAGCCGCCCAGTTGCACCGGTGGGGGGTGCGGATCCGCTGGGTTGGACGGGCCCCGCGCCTGTGGAAGTCCGTAATCAACGAGCTGCGGGCGGCGGAAGAACTGACAGCCAACAACCGCGGGACACAGCTGCTCCTGTGCGTCAACTACGGTGGGCGCGCAGAGTTGACGGATGCGGCTCGGGCTCTAGCCGAAGAGGTGGAGCGGGGCGAGCGTACCGCCCGCTCAATCAACGAGAAAGCGCTGGCCCGACACCTGTACGTCCCCGACGTACCCGACGTGGACCTGCTGATCCGCACCTCGGGGGAGCAGCGAATTTCGAACTTCCTGCTCTGGCAGCTGGCCTACGCGGAACTGGACTTTGTTGACCTGGCCTGGCCCGAGTTTGGGCGGGAACAGCTATGGGAGCGGCTCCTGGCTTACGGTTCCCGGCAGCGGCGCTTTGGCGGGGCAGTCGACCTGGTTGAGCCGGCGTGA